Genomic DNA from Phyllostomus discolor isolate MPI-MPIP mPhyDis1 chromosome 12, mPhyDis1.pri.v3, whole genome shotgun sequence:
NNNNNNNNNNNNNNNNNNNNNNNNNNNNNNNNNNNNNNNNNNNNNNNNNNNNNNNNNNNNNNNNNNNNNNNNNNNNNNNNNNNNNNNNNNNNNNNNNNNNNNNNNNNNNNNNNNNNNNNNNNNNNNNNNNNNNNNNNNNNNNNNNNNNNNNNNNNNNNNNNNNNNNNNNNNNNNNNNNNNNNNNNNNNNNNNNNNNNNNNNNNNNNNNNNNNNNNNNNNNNNNNNNNNNNNNNNNNNNNNNNNNNNNNNNNNNNNNNNNNNNNNNNNNNNNNNNNNNNNNNNNNNNNNNNNNNNNNNNNNNNNNNNNNNNNNNNNNNNNNNNNNNNNNNNNNNNNNNNNNNNNNNNNNNNNNNNNNNNNNNNNNNNNNNNNNNNNNNNNNNNNNNNNNNNNNNNNNNNNNNNNNNNNNNNNNNNNNNNNNNNNNNNNNNNNNNNNNNNNNNNNNNNNNNNNNNNNNNNNNNNNNNNNNNNNNNNNNNNNNNNNNNNNNNNNNNNNNNNNNNNNNNNNNNNNNNNNNNNNNNNNNNNNNNNNNNNNNNNNNNNNNNNNNNNNNNNNNNNNNNNNNNNNNNNNNNNNNNNNNNNNNNNNNNNNNNNNNNNNNNNNNNNNNNNNNNNNNNNNNNNNNNNNNNNNNNNNNNNNNNNNNNNNNNNNNNNNNNNNNNNNNNNNNNNNNNNNNNNNNNNNNNNNNNNNNNNNNNNNNNNNNNNNNNNNNNNNNNNNNNNNNNNNNNNNNNNNNNNNNNNNNNNNNNNNNNNNNNNNNNNNNNNNNNNNNNNNNNNNNNNNNNNNNNNNNNNNNNNNNNNNNNNNNNNNNNNNNNNNNNNNNNNNNNGCACGCGGGAGTGCACGACCACCTGGTGGTAGGTGCGGAAGACGCGGCCGCAGTCCGGGCACTCGGTGGGCTTCTCCTTCAGGCCGCCGGGGCCCTGCAGGGGGTAGTCGAGCGCCGGGCTCAGCCCATGCGGCAGGAACTCCCGGCCGCCCTCCAGGGGGTCCAGCTTCGCCGGCAGGTCTCTCTGGCCTGGCCGCCTTCGCGCCGTGGACCAGATCCGCCGGCATCTTCTGCTTGGAGCCGTCCGCCCCCACGAACACGTACTCACGCTTCTCCTTGTCGAACGCGACCCCCACGTGGGCCAGCGCCTCCTCCTGGCCGCGCTGCAGCGGCCGCTCCTTCGACAGGAAGCCGTGGTCCACAGCCACACCCCTGGCCATGAGCTGCCAGGCTTGGTAGCTGTTCACCGGGTCCATCTCCGCCGCCTTGGCCGCCGCCTGCAAGCGCTCGATGCAGCTGGACTTGAGCGGCGGCACCAGGCTCAGGCAGCCCAGGAGGGAGTGCTTGTCGCCCTCGGGGACGCCGTGGGCCACGCTGGCCAGCGGGGACAGCAGCTTGCCCAGGGCCTCCTTGTCCTTCAGGGGCAGGTCCCCCTTGCCGTAGAGCTGGCCGGGCTCGCTTAGGCCGGCCTTGTCCGGGGCCAGGAAGCCGCCCTGCAGGCAGGACAGGTACCGGGAGTACAGGTTGGCGTGCGTCTCCTGGGACATGCCGCCCAGCGGCGCCGGCCCCTCCGCGTCGCCGGGGGCCTTGTTCTTCACGGACAGCTTGTTGAGGTGCACCTTCATGTGGTTCTTgaggaaccagggctccttgaAGCGCCGGCCGCAGATCTGGCAGCAGTGCTCGAACGAGTCCTTGTGCTTGCGCATGTGGCCCTTGAGGAACCAGGCCTGGCTGAACACCTGCCCGCACACCTCGCAGCGGAACTCGTTGGCTGCCtgctcgccgccgccgccggggcccTGGCCCTGCGCCGACTCGGCCGTGATGTGCGCCTTCTCCACGTGGCTGATGAGCTCCTCCTCCTGCGAGGCGGCGAAGTCGCACAGCGTGCACTTGTAGGGCTTGTGCAGGATGCGGATGTGGCGGTCCAGCTCCTCGCGCTTCTTGAACTTGCCCTTGCAGAAGGTGCAGCGGAAGCCGGCGGCGGGGGCCACCGCGTCGTCCTGCGCGCCGCCGGCCGGCTTGGGCGAGGGCGCGGGGCGGGCGGCGTCGGGCGCGCCAGGCGCGGCAGGGGGCGCCAGGTGGCAGGCGGCGGGCGGCGCGGGCTGCGCGTGCGGCGCGGGCTTGAGGTCCGGCCGCGGCGGCGGCAGGCCGCTCCGCAGCTGCTTGTCGCGCAGGATGGCGCGCTCCTCCAGCTCGTGCAGCAGGCGGTTCTCCTCGCGCACGCGCCCGCGCCCCTTGCCCAGGTTGCCCAGCTTGTGCGTGCGCAGGTGGATCTTGAGGTTGCCCTTCTGCGCCGCGCGGTGGTCGCAGTAGGGGCACTTGAAGGGCTTCTCGCCGGTGTGCGTGCGCATGTGCAGAGACAGGATGCTGTTGAAGCGGAAGCGCTTGCCGCACAGCGGGCACGGGTACTTGCGGTTCTTGCGCGCGTCGTCCTCGATGTCGCTCATCTGCGACATGATGCCCAGGTTCTGCCCGTTGAGGAACTGCTGCAGGTCCACGCGCCCGTTGAGGCTGGTGTCCACGTCGCGGCCCAGCGGGCTGGCCAGCAGCGCCATCGGGCTGCCCATGGGCTGGCCGCTCATGGGCACGTGGGCCTTGTCGTCCAGGGCCGCGGGCGGCTTGTCCTCCGGGCCGGGCCGCGGGTGCCGCTCGGGGAAGGCATGGCTGAGCTGCGCGGTGATCTGGTGCAGCTTCTGACTCATGGCATACTGGCCGTTGAGGACGGGGCCGCTCCGCCGGGGCTCCGCGTCCGCCGCCCCCGAGGACACGCCCAGGCACAGGCTGGCGTCTTCCATCCCTGCAAACGGAGAGAGAGTTCAGATCGGGGCCGGAACCCGGCGCGGGGAAGCGCCAGCCTCCGCGGGCGCGCATTTGCATGTCGCGCCTTACCTACGCCTCGCGAGGCCCAGGAATTACAGtcgaaaacaataataaaaaaatgaattattaaatgcCAATTATGCAATATGGCTTTGGTCCTCCCATTTGTTTTGGCGATAGATCGTCTTCCTTGTATTTTCTATTTGCTGACTGCAATTATTCATTCGCACttaaattattaatgttttaCCACTTCCAACACCTTATAACAAATCCGGGGTGTACGTGGCCGtcttcccgcccccgccccgcggcACCCACCCCTGCAGACCGCGTTGGAAGTTGGCCTTGGTGCGGAAGGGTTGTCACCACAACACCAAACACACTCACTCGGAACTTTTGTCTCCGGAACCCACATGCGCCCCATTCGCCACTCTGAGATGAAAgagattattttatgttttggcaaaaaaaaaaaaaaaaacaaccacccaaTGGCATGATATTTACTGATACGTAATAAAACAAGATaatgttttgggaaaaaataaagtaaaggaCAGGCTTTAGAACAATAAAAGGGATTTTGCTTTAGTCAACAAAAAGTGCAGTAATATCTCATTAAGCTGATTAGTATGCTGCTTAGAAACAGTACTAGGTGCTGTAACACATGAttataatcataaaaatcctTCAGTGTTTGCAAGGAAGCATTAACGAGGTATATTAAATTTTAAGGAGACTGCGCGTAGCAGCTTTGCAAACCTCGGAGATTAAGATTTAACCCTTCTGTTACGAAACACTGTTATTTTGTCATTTGGTAACTGTGCCCATCCACGGAAGTACGAATTATCTCCCACGGAACCGTGGCGGATTATCCCGAGGGTCCCAGTCTGGGCGGGGCCCAGGGCTTCCGCCGCAGAAGGATGCCTGCGCCCCGTCCTTCCCTGGGCGCGACACCCAAGGAGGCCGGGACTGTCGTTGGGGCTTCAGGAGACCTCTCAAGGAACTAGATAAAGACCAATTAAAGTCCGGGGAAGGTGCCGTAGGAAGTCTCACCAAGTCGGAGTGTTTTTAATAACTTTCCTGATACACAGTAATGAGTACAAATTGTACCTGCAGCATGTGCTTGGCAGGAAATTAGAACTCAAAGCTGTTTGTTAAACACTGGCGCTCGGAGCTGGCCCGCGTAATTGTCGGTAATGTCCTCGCTGTCCCCTCTAGCTGGTGGAGAGCGGTGAGCCAGGCCACTCGGGGTGGGGCGTGCCGTGAGCCGCCTTCCCCACGTCCCAGCAGGTGGGGAGCTCGGCTCGGAAGGGCCAGGAGCCCACGCCTGGGGCCCTTCTACTTCCGGAGCCGtcttctgcccccgccccccggggatCCCAGGCCTGCGTCCTGCGGTCAGAGAGACGCCGCGGTCTGTCCTCTGCACAGCCCTTCGCCCCAGCCGGGACTGATTCCTGGGCCCCCCAATTCCCCGGGGGGACCTCGGGGCCCAAGCTCAAGTGTGGACGAAGCACCTGCAGCCCAGCGGGGTCTGCAGCCCACCGCACTTCCCGCCGGACAGGCTGCACATGGCATGGAGGGTCTCCAAGGGGGCATTGGCTTCCCCCACCAGAGCAGGGGGCCAGGGTCCACCGTGCATGGGAGGGGAGAGGCCGACCCGGAGGCTGTTTCCGGGGCGGAGAGAAGGTGAGACCGGGGTGCAGGCCGCGGGGTCCGTGGCTGACGGCACAGCACAGCTGGCCACACTCGCGCACATGGCACCAGCCGCCAAAGGAGCCTTCCCACTGGCCGTCTTTTCCTGATGTTGCTGGTGGCAGGCAGTCAGATTGGAGAGGCCCACTTTGGAGACGGCTCAGAACGGAGTCATTGCTGTGGGACATCCTTGCACTCACTCCACAGGCTTGCCGGGAGCTCGGGGCGTGCCAGGCCCCGGGGCTGGCACctgaaggcagggctggctggcccAGGTGCTCCCGGCACCCACTGGCCAGTGCAGGGGGGCAGGCCCAGGGGTGGAGGTCTccaggcagggctcccacagCCCCGGGGCTGTGTCTGGAGCCCCTTCTGTAACTCCAAGCCCCTCCAGCCAGGCTGGCTCCTATCCTAAGCCAACGCAGATCGTGGCCCCGAAGCTATGTGGGGCTCCGAGTCCCACCGACAGCTCTGGACGCCCGGGAAATCCAAAGTGACGTGGCTGGCGCACTCCCAAGGCTGCCCAGTTGGCCGGCTCAGAAGCCATGAATCCAGGAAGATGGGCCATTTTCAGGTTGCGGCCAGTTTAGCAAGGGGAGTGGGGGGCCGAATGTGTGATCCTGCAAGCCTGCAGCTCGGGCCGGACCCGGACAGGGGAAGGCCGCCCACCGCCGCCGTGCATGCGGGTGAGGGGCGGCTCAGCGGGCCAAGTAATGAGCGAGGGAGCCTTCAAGTTCGGTCTGGGTACGGAATTCTTTCACTGCTAAGAAGTGTTTTTCAAGCAACAcagcattttgaagaaaaaaacctTCAAGCAACTGGTCAAGTGCCAGTGCCAAACACAGAATGTTCTAGAACGTGCGAAGAAGGCCAGCCAGCTGCTCCTCCTCACGCAGGTCTCGGCTCACACAGCCCCGCCCACAAGGCCCTCTGTGCATCCTTGTCTGAGGCAGACGCCGCCGCCTCTCTCCAGAGCACCCCCTCACtctgctccccacagcccctAGCACCGGGGAGAGGCTGGGCGTCCCCCCTCGCCCGTGAGGGCAGGGTCCCGGCTGCCTGGGTCTCGGGGGCTCGGTGTCTGCCTACCCAATGGGCGAGGGAGTGAACAGGCCTTAGAGACACAGCCCATGAAGGGCGGCAAGCCCCtaccctggccgggcagctcggCCGAGAGAGCGACCTGCTGATCCTCCAAGGCTGGGGGCTCTGTCCCCGGTCCCGGCACACACTCGGGCATCAGCTGTCAGTGCGTCAGTGAGAGGGGCCACAGAcccatgttttcctctctctcctcccccttccctccctctctcgctcAAGTCAATGCTAAGACGTTAAAAAAGGGGAGCCCCAACCTCACGGGCCCCAAACTCAGCTCCGCAGAGGTCCATGGACGCCTGCAGTCTGAACTTGTCGGAGTCGGAGGGGCCTGTGGCTCCCACCTGGGGGCCCAGAAAGGGCCGGAGAGACGCCCACCTCCCTGCCACAGCCAGGGCTTTCAGACCCTGCACCCATGGGCACCAGGAGATGGAGACCGGCCGTCCCGGGGCCCACCGGCGGACCCAGGATCCCGCAGAGCGGGCCGGCCCACGGGGGACAGCCCAGGAGTGCGGCCCTGGATGATGGGCAGAGCCCCCCGTGGGGCGGGGCCGCACAGCCGGTCATCTCAGTCCCCTCAGTGGGCGCCGCCACCCGTGGGGCCGGGGGCAGGTGTGCTCCCTGGGTCGGCCTCAGCCCGGCGGCCGCCCGACTCAGAGCCGGGCCAGGGGCACAGGGTCTCGGGACGAGCAGGGACCAGCGTGCTGTCCCCGGGCCGAGGCAGCCGAGGCGGGACAAGCTGGCCCCCCCGGCCTGGGACTCGCCACCCGGGCGCGGCCCCGGTTTCTGCAGCCTCGACACTCCGCCTGCCCAGCACCGTGTGCCCTGTCTCCGCCGGTCAGGGAACGGCCGCAGGGGACCCTGCGCGCCTGCCCTCGCTGGGCCCCCGGCAAGGCCACTGACCACAGGGGGGGCAGCAAGAAGGCTCCTGAGAGGCAGAGTTCAGGGAGGGGAGAGACCCTCGCAGCTGTGGACacgggtgtgtgtgagtgtgtgtgcaggtgtgtgtgtgcaggtgtgtgtgtgttcagtcgCTCTGTGCTGGGGGAGCGGCACAGCACCCCACTCTCCGCTCTCTGCAAACGCACACAAATGCCCCACTGTGAGGCCGAGGGGGCGCTTGTCCCACTGTGAACGGGCCAGCCGGACCTCGGCCCTGAGGGCTCCcggggcagggggggtgggggagggggctgcctgcAGGGTCCCCCCACAGGAGGAaggtgcccccagccccaggtgcaGGGACACATATCCCCAGTGGGGCCACACTGCTCCTGCACAGGCCCTGCGGTGGAGGTCGGTCAGCGTCCCGGCC
This window encodes:
- the ZNF536 gene encoding LOW QUALITY PROTEIN: zinc finger protein 536 (The sequence of the model RefSeq protein was modified relative to this genomic sequence to represent the inferred CDS: deleted 1 base in 1 codon), which codes for MEDASLCLGVSSGAADAEPRRSGPVLNGQYAMSQKLHQITAQLSHAFPERHPRPGPEDKPPAALDDKAHVPMSGQPMGSPMALLASPLGRDVDTSLNGRVDLQQFLNGQNLGIMSQMSDIEDDARKNRKYPCPLCGKRFRFNSILSLHMRTHTGEKPFKCPYCDHRAAQKGNLKIHLRTHKLGNLGKGRGRVREENRLLHELEERAILRDKQLRSGLPPPRPDLKPAPHAQPAPPAACHLAPPAAPGAPDAARPAPSPKPAGGAQDDAVAPAAGFRCTFCKGKFKKREELDRHIRILHKPYKCTLCDFAASQEEELISHVEKAHITAESAQGQGPGGGGEQAANEFRCEVCGQVFSQAWFLKGHMRKHKDSFEHCCQICGRRFKEPWFLKNHMKVHLNKLSVKNKAPGDAEGPAPLGGMSQETHANLYSRYLSCLQGGFLAPDKAGLSEPGQLYGKGDLPLKDKEALGKLLSPLASVAHGVPEGDKHSLLGCLSLVPPLKSSCIERLQAAAKAAEMDPVNSYQAWQLMARGVAVDHGFLSKERPLQRGQEEALAHVGVAFDKEKREYVFVGADGSKQKMPADLVHGAKAAGQRDLPAKLDPLEGGREFLPHGLSPALDYPLQGPGGLKEKPTECPDCGRVFRTYHQVVVHSRSPRARGDAAWADAPVGGGVSLRVRARGAGRPRAGRGPALITPEHVSSEPSIRREPDKT